The following are from one region of the Nitrospirota bacterium genome:
- a CDS encoding DUF697 domain-containing protein translates to MENTIIEGKKILTLAEVNARLAETDKLIKNHALYSIGVGLIPMPVVDFVALNALQLNLIRKLSNLYDVPFLKEKGKKMIGTLIGSGIPVVLSSTVASLLKFIPVIGYTTASLSISIVGGASTYALGKVFVQHFESGGTFLDFDPMAVKEYFAKEFKEGQGLLSELSGSATR, encoded by the coding sequence ATGGAAAACACTATTATTGAGGGTAAAAAAATTCTTACATTAGCAGAAGTTAACGCAAGGCTTGCTGAAACTGACAAGCTAATCAAAAATCATGCTCTGTACTCTATAGGCGTTGGTCTTATACCGATGCCTGTTGTGGATTTTGTTGCATTAAACGCCCTGCAATTAAATTTGATCCGTAAGCTGTCTAACCTGTATGATGTACCGTTTCTAAAAGAAAAAGGCAAAAAAATGATAGGCACTCTTATTGGCAGCGGTATTCCTGTAGTATTGTCCAGCACTGTGGCAAGTTTGCTTAAATTCATTCCAGTCATAGGTTACACTACCGCTTCACTCAGCATATCAATAGTAGGCGGAGCCTCCACATATGCTCTCGGTAAGGTTTTTGTGCAGCACTTTGAATCAGGCGGCACTTTTCTTGATTTTGACCCGATGGCAGTTAAGGAGTACTTCGCTAAGGAATTTAAAGAAGGCCAGGGTCTTTTAAGTGAATTGAGCGGGAGTGCCACTCGTTAA
- a CDS encoding SDR family NAD(P)-dependent oxidoreductase yields MEDKAKETSSKRVLDALKEARLRIGSLESAKREPIAIVGMGCRFPGGCNSIDSYWQFLRDGGDGIVEIPSYKWPLDEHYSPDRNAPGKIYITRGGFLTGIDQFDAAFFRISPREAASLDPQQRLLLEVAWEALENAAIAPDSLYGSNTGVFIGIGQNDYSRRGLTSGDLSQITTYDGTGNLFCFASGRLSYVLGLHGPAVSLDTACSSSLVAIHLACTALRQKECSTALAGGVHLVLSPEMTIFLSRANVLSPDGCCKTFDVTADGFSRGEGCGIIALKRLSDAISDGDNVLALIRGSAVNQDGPGSGLTVPNEAAQERVIRAALLNAGVEASEVSFIEAHGTGTALGDPIEVGALGAVFKPVKSKGNPLVIGSVKTNFGHLEAAAGVAGLIKVVLSMQHSKIPPHLHFKTPNPHIDWASLPIEVAAGGQTWSGKKIAGVSSFGFSGTNAHVVLEEAPTPQRVAPELKRQLHILTLSAKTDDALTDLTIRYREMLATSPNIEVSDLCYTTNVGRSHFAKRRFVIGATTEELLKGLSETNEFQLPIEPKNAEENGLRQELETLGKLYVSGKDIDWKNFNAPYGYRKLTTLPTYPFERKSYWLDKPEISKVTDVTWKSPGERIRLPMSKEVRFESVFTPKSPSYISDHRVFGRLVVAGASHLSMVLQGLQEAFGLNSCTIYDVFFSAPLVIDETQLRLVQLIIEPHENDVFLFKLISQSEKDGDDSWITHVTGKAAPLRNPGEHLPEFNINVEEIRTRCQNVTDGDKFYDKLYKAGFDLGQSFRWNSEIWFNKDEVLCSIASNINLRYEQYQLYPGLMDSAFQLLSNFWNVDSTEPGAVSYLYVPFRISDISFYGKPNSDDKLLCYAAVTGKNDDESRFPPTKLLILTTSGTPIALVNGFEFRKADTAALFKAKTESINIRNEWLYEIKWIEAEVKTVTQKRLYGKHFLIFAEDSVLVTTLSDMFRKSGALVTHVSYIEKPEDYSDLIKTIDNITDVLFFAGIEETHISDIEESQNKGAISLAYLVSEVLKANLPKVPHLYVITRGAQFINGKFLETSLGYSTIWGMPHVIDLEAPALRAKFIDLDPVIKNNEISALFYHITDDTAESQVSFRDGVRYAARILNTKAVNGTLQLDGNSTYIITGGLGALGLELSAWLAKKGARHIALTGRHEAGSEAKNKISQLETQGVSVNVISADVSVTEDVERLFSTISETMPQVKGIIHAAGVLDDSVILNLNAEKFRNVMKPKVYGTWNLHRKTSDMNLDFFVCFSSLAAMTGSKGQGNYAAANAFMDALMRYRRTLGLPGLSVNWGAWGDTGMASNLSDTEKMRLRQTGVGTISTEDGLKLLEDLITEGATNAGVFPVDWSKYGAEVYSGKMPPFFDFVKVSDITKSSADIVDFSADNFNKVSQDEQIQRITDYIRERVSAVLGMKQPQDIGLRVRLFDAGIDSLMAIELKNRLESGFKLSLPATLVFDYPTVEALTEYICRELGILEQTEAADSESSKDIELDSLLDDIDTMSDEELMKRFKK; encoded by the coding sequence ATGGAAGATAAAGCAAAAGAAACATCGTCAAAGAGAGTGCTTGATGCGCTTAAGGAGGCACGCTTACGGATAGGGAGTCTTGAAAGCGCTAAGAGAGAACCTATAGCCATAGTGGGTATGGGTTGCCGTTTCCCTGGAGGATGTAACAGTATTGACTCCTACTGGCAGTTTCTCAGAGACGGAGGAGACGGAATTGTTGAAATCCCATCCTACAAGTGGCCTCTTGATGAGCATTACAGCCCTGATCGTAACGCACCGGGGAAAATATACATTACTCGCGGAGGATTTCTAACCGGCATAGATCAGTTTGACGCAGCGTTTTTTAGAATATCACCAAGAGAAGCAGCAAGCCTTGATCCTCAGCAAAGGTTGCTTCTTGAAGTGGCATGGGAGGCGCTTGAAAACGCAGCGATTGCTCCCGATAGCCTATATGGAAGTAATACCGGAGTTTTTATAGGAATTGGACAGAATGATTATTCAAGGCGTGGGCTTACATCGGGCGACCTCAGCCAGATAACCACTTATGACGGCACCGGCAACCTTTTTTGTTTTGCCTCAGGGCGGCTATCATACGTTTTAGGGCTTCACGGCCCTGCTGTTTCATTAGACACGGCGTGTTCATCCTCCCTTGTGGCTATACATTTGGCCTGCACGGCTCTTAGACAAAAAGAATGCTCAACGGCTTTAGCCGGAGGAGTACATTTAGTGTTATCGCCTGAGATGACGATTTTTCTTTCCAGAGCTAATGTGCTCTCCCCCGATGGCTGCTGTAAGACCTTTGATGTAACAGCGGATGGGTTTTCACGCGGTGAGGGCTGCGGTATTATAGCGCTTAAGCGTCTGTCCGATGCCATATCTGATGGAGATAATGTGCTTGCTCTAATACGAGGGTCAGCCGTTAATCAGGACGGCCCTGGAAGCGGTCTTACCGTACCTAATGAGGCAGCACAAGAACGCGTAATACGAGCTGCCCTTCTTAACGCCGGTGTGGAGGCTTCTGAGGTCAGTTTCATAGAGGCACACGGCACAGGCACAGCCCTTGGCGACCCCATAGAGGTGGGCGCTCTGGGAGCAGTGTTTAAACCAGTAAAAAGTAAGGGAAATCCCCTTGTTATAGGCTCAGTAAAGACAAACTTTGGGCATTTAGAGGCAGCCGCAGGTGTAGCTGGGCTAATAAAAGTGGTGCTTTCAATGCAGCACAGTAAAATTCCGCCGCATCTGCATTTTAAAACTCCAAACCCACACATTGACTGGGCATCTTTACCAATAGAGGTGGCAGCAGGCGGACAAACTTGGAGCGGAAAAAAAATTGCCGGAGTCAGCTCCTTTGGCTTTAGCGGAACAAACGCTCACGTTGTGTTAGAGGAGGCTCCAACGCCTCAGAGAGTAGCGCCGGAACTAAAACGCCAGCTTCATATCCTGACCCTTTCAGCTAAAACCGACGATGCCCTAACTGATCTGACCATCCGATACAGAGAAATGTTGGCCACATCACCCAATATTGAAGTCTCTGATCTCTGTTATACGACAAACGTTGGACGCAGCCATTTTGCTAAACGCAGATTCGTAATAGGTGCAACGACTGAGGAGCTTCTAAAGGGTCTTTCTGAAACTAATGAATTCCAATTACCAATAGAGCCGAAAAATGCGGAGGAAAACGGCTTGCGGCAGGAACTGGAAACTCTTGGCAAACTTTATGTAAGCGGTAAAGACATTGACTGGAAAAACTTTAATGCTCCCTACGGCTACAGAAAGCTTACTACGCTGCCCACATACCCGTTTGAGCGTAAGAGCTACTGGTTAGATAAGCCAGAGATTTCTAAAGTAACAGATGTGACGTGGAAATCTCCCGGAGAGCGTATCAGGCTTCCCATGAGTAAAGAGGTGCGGTTTGAATCTGTTTTTACCCCCAAGTCTCCTTCCTATATTTCAGACCATCGTGTGTTTGGCAGACTCGTTGTAGCCGGAGCATCTCACCTTTCAATGGTGTTACAGGGTTTACAGGAGGCATTTGGCCTTAATTCATGTACTATTTATGACGTCTTTTTTAGCGCACCTCTTGTGATAGATGAAACACAATTACGACTTGTACAGTTAATAATAGAGCCGCATGAAAACGATGTTTTTCTTTTTAAACTTATAAGCCAAAGTGAAAAAGACGGCGACGACTCATGGATCACCCATGTAACCGGGAAGGCTGCCCCATTGCGCAACCCTGGTGAGCATTTGCCTGAGTTCAATATAAATGTTGAAGAGATTCGTACCAGATGCCAAAATGTAACAGATGGTGATAAGTTCTATGACAAGCTGTACAAGGCTGGTTTTGATTTGGGACAAAGTTTCAGGTGGAACAGTGAAATATGGTTTAATAAGGATGAGGTCTTATGCAGCATAGCCTCAAACATTAATTTGCGATATGAGCAATATCAACTGTATCCAGGCCTTATGGACAGCGCCTTTCAGCTGCTAAGTAATTTCTGGAATGTGGATTCAACAGAGCCAGGCGCCGTAAGTTATTTGTATGTTCCATTTAGAATATCCGATATATCGTTTTATGGCAAGCCAAACTCTGATGACAAATTACTGTGTTATGCGGCAGTTACCGGGAAAAACGATGACGAAAGCAGATTCCCTCCTACAAAACTCCTCATTCTGACAACATCAGGCACACCAATTGCTTTGGTAAACGGGTTTGAATTCCGCAAAGCTGACACGGCTGCACTTTTTAAGGCTAAGACAGAAAGCATTAATATACGCAACGAATGGCTTTATGAAATTAAATGGATAGAGGCTGAAGTAAAAACAGTTACTCAAAAACGGCTGTATGGAAAGCACTTTTTAATTTTTGCCGAAGACTCAGTTTTAGTTACCACGCTGTCTGATATGTTTAGAAAGTCGGGAGCATTAGTCACACATGTATCTTATATTGAAAAACCAGAGGACTATTCTGATCTAATTAAAACTATTGATAACATTACCGATGTTCTGTTTTTTGCAGGCATTGAGGAAACCCATATCTCAGACATTGAAGAGAGTCAGAACAAAGGTGCAATATCGTTAGCGTATCTTGTGTCGGAAGTGTTAAAAGCAAATCTGCCAAAAGTCCCGCACCTTTATGTGATTACAAGAGGTGCTCAGTTTATAAACGGAAAATTTCTTGAGACTTCTCTTGGCTACTCAACCATTTGGGGTATGCCACATGTGATTGACCTTGAGGCTCCGGCACTCAGAGCAAAATTTATTGATCTTGATCCGGTAATAAAGAATAACGAAATATCTGCCCTGTTTTATCACATTACCGATGACACGGCAGAGTCACAGGTGTCTTTTAGGGATGGAGTGCGGTATGCGGCAAGGATTTTAAATACTAAAGCAGTCAACGGCACTCTGCAGCTTGACGGTAATTCTACTTATATTATAACCGGCGGGCTGGGCGCTTTAGGGCTTGAGCTGTCAGCATGGCTTGCCAAAAAGGGAGCGCGTCATATAGCGCTTACAGGCAGACATGAAGCAGGTTCAGAGGCAAAAAATAAAATCTCACAACTTGAGACTCAGGGAGTTTCTGTGAATGTGATTTCAGCCGACGTATCTGTCACAGAAGACGTTGAACGGCTCTTTAGCACAATATCAGAGACAATGCCGCAGGTAAAGGGGATAATCCATGCCGCAGGAGTGTTGGATGACAGTGTGATATTAAACCTTAATGCCGAGAAATTCAGAAATGTCATGAAACCAAAAGTCTATGGCACATGGAATCTACACAGGAAAACATCTGATATGAATCTCGACTTTTTCGTATGTTTTTCATCGTTAGCCGCTATGACAGGCTCTAAGGGACAGGGTAATTACGCCGCAGCCAATGCCTTTATGGATGCGCTTATGCGGTATAGGAGAACTTTAGGGCTTCCCGGCCTTAGCGTCAACTGGGGAGCATGGGGCGACACGGGTATGGCTTCAAATCTTAGTGATACTGAAAAGATGCGTTTACGCCAAACAGGTGTTGGCACTATTTCAACTGAAGATGGTCTAAAACTGCTTGAAGACTTAATCACAGAGGGTGCAACAAATGCCGGAGTGTTCCCAGTGGACTGGAGCAAGTACGGAGCAGAAGTATATAGTGGGAAAATGCCACCATTTTTCGATTTTGTAAAGGTTAGCGATATAACAAAGTCCTCCGCAGATATTGTCGATTTTTCAGCTGATAATTTCAATAAGGTGTCGCAGGATGAGCAAATACAGCGGATTACGGATTATATAAGAGAACGGGTATCGGCGGTACTTGGTATGAAGCAGCCTCAGGATATAGGCTTGCGGGTACGTCTGTTTGATGCAGGCATTGATTCTCTTATGGCTATAGAGCTAAAGAATCGTCTTGAGTCAGGTTTTAAACTTTCGCTTCCTGCTACCCTCGTGTTTGATTACCCCACAGTTGAGGCCCTTACTGAGTATATCTGCCGAGAGCTTGGAATTTTAGAACAGACAGAGGCAGCGGATAGCGAATCGTCAAAAGACATCGAACTGGATTCATTACTTGATGATATAGATACAATGAGCGATGAGGAACTAATGAAGAGATTCAAAAAGTAA
- a CDS encoding SDR family NAD(P)-dependent oxidoreductase, giving the protein MPLVKIIPLSKPGSNTSVNDGRIDVSAIVKDCIASVLDKKGLSSFSEDTPFVEIGVDSLGLTEISSKLGQQLGVDIDETAFFQYSTPSAMSGYLSSKISPDNVNVSDLHNDSDTSASAVDGQSIAVIGVACRFPGNVNTAEDFLALLKNGVDAVTDVPKSRWDAEAYYGAAAQTPGKIISKRGGFIDGVDMFDADFFNISPREAARMDPQQRLLLETTWEALEAAAIVPETLKGTRTGVFVGAFTHNLRHSGTEDFDMYYATGNSVSMLAGRISYVFGLRGPAMAIDTACSSSLVAVHLAARSIIDGESDMGLAFGINLILSPELSIAFSQAGMLAPDGKCKTFDASADGYVRSEGCAAIVLKPLSKAIADGNQVLAVIRGSAVNQDGASNGLTAPDVGAQERVIADALRRAGVAPHEISYVETHGTGTPLGDPIEIKAIENVYGKDRGNDNTLVIGSVKTNIGHAEAASGIAGLLKVVLSLKYSFIPQHLHFSAPNPNIHLEKIPAVIPVKKFPWERTVTKKRLAGVSSFGFSGTNAHVIVEEAPLPLPSSDGARPFNLLTISAKTVTALKETADRYVLYIKSHNEIPVEDICFTANTGRTKFGKRTAIVADSGKSLAEKLISFRDGVQTSGVLTVSKQIDNPAVAFLFTGQGSQYKEMGRALYESETVFKDTLNTCSEILSERLKPTIVELLYSKDVDGALLDETIFTQPVIFAVEYALCELWKSWGVKPSCVMGHSVGEYVAACIAGVFSLEDALKLISVRGALMQRISEPGAMAAVLSDEKTVLRFIEKYADSVSLAALNGPDNTVISGKKETVDALIRTFEQNSIPVRSLKVSHAFHSPLMEPMLEEFRSVLQTVSFSKPEINIISNVTGDFITDELTSPGYWINHVMKPVRFADGMKKIADASYKLFLEVGAKPILTGMGMRALKGNDFIWCPTLKEGKHDLQVMLESLGTMSVYGVSVDFDGFYRNVKKQKVMLPTYPFQRRRYELNYSSVMQKKDFSDDSWKQLLYNVVWEKSGTRKFSLHNIDLPDTGAKKYGTLVSELEKLSLEFIIDALRQLNWTFHEGGFVTTDEIANRLGITERHKRLFNRLLEILKEEGIVVSKNDTWANKTIPENINPLSHAKVIGETYGEAENELSILTLCGKNLSDVLIGKTDPLHLLFPDADTTKLTGLYQNSPTFSPLNTLLVNLIPKLITSSGSDISVLEIGAGTGGTTARVLPALPSDLAKYMFTDVGALFINKARQRFSTKYPFMQYRVLDMEKPIEPQGFTGERYNIIIAANVLHATKNLRLTLERLKTLLSPGGILIAVEGVAKRRWIDLIFGLIEGWWRFDDFDLRPSYPLISKEQWETTLVECGFKDVATYAVVDDEADELFPQRLVVAVNDVKIVSFASDQTVMILGDSTGTGTELATALNDKHISTITVTSGDTFKKHNGNLYTVNYEDADNFKTLLQNVKSSGVTLKNIVHTWSLGLNLTEEMNLFDINRTISKSCLSALNLLKALVSDGSNNYPALMFVTAGAQAVDNNTPVILHPAQAALWGLVRTMASEHPEFHPKLTDLEPGNQSRWTDILFNELMDVSSESAVAYRNSERYLPRLKESLEPLLEPVSFDASGTYLITGGTGGIGLTLARWMSQQGAGEIILISRSAPNPQMLTELTAKGYKIRHVVADVSKSEELRALFDNIEQTGARLKGVIHAAGVFDDRLLVDHKWELFEKVFAPKITGAWNLHCLTKNMNLDFFVLFSSVTSIINTTGVANYAAANAFMDSLAHMRRSMGLCALSINWGPWTDTGMAHAVGDQRSRQWSADGIETISPHDALNVLKHHLNYSGAGLCAAKIDWSKFSKKFSKVEVKTETAVAITEKLKSIEPTKRRELLADYVTRVAAAVLGFDDATSIDTVKGFFQMGMDSLTSVELRNRLQADFNIPLSTTFTFKYPNIGAVTGYLMDVLFKENTERTVKITETEKLPEIGLQSEDIDDEDIDSMIEQELSGLEDLLRKSDL; this is encoded by the coding sequence GTGCCACTCGTTAAAATTATCCCCCTGTCAAAGCCCGGCTCAAACACATCGGTCAATGACGGCAGGATAGATGTCTCAGCTATTGTCAAGGACTGTATTGCAAGTGTCCTTGACAAAAAGGGGTTAAGCAGTTTTTCAGAGGACACTCCCTTTGTGGAAATAGGGGTTGATTCTTTGGGACTTACTGAGATAAGTTCAAAACTGGGGCAGCAATTAGGTGTGGATATTGATGAAACCGCTTTTTTCCAGTACTCTACACCGTCTGCTATGTCAGGTTATCTGAGTTCAAAGATTTCTCCTGACAATGTAAACGTGAGTGATTTGCATAATGACTCAGACACCTCAGCCTCTGCAGTAGATGGACAGTCAATAGCCGTCATAGGTGTGGCTTGCCGTTTTCCGGGTAATGTTAACACTGCGGAGGATTTCCTGGCACTCCTTAAAAACGGTGTTGATGCTGTTACGGATGTGCCAAAGAGCCGGTGGGACGCAGAGGCTTACTATGGCGCTGCCGCTCAAACCCCCGGAAAGATTATAAGCAAACGAGGCGGATTTATAGACGGCGTTGATATGTTTGATGCCGATTTTTTCAATATCTCTCCACGTGAGGCAGCACGCATGGACCCTCAGCAGCGGCTTTTACTTGAGACCACATGGGAGGCGCTTGAAGCTGCCGCCATAGTGCCGGAAACGCTTAAGGGAACACGCACAGGTGTGTTTGTAGGCGCATTTACCCACAACCTCAGACATTCCGGCACAGAGGATTTCGATATGTACTATGCTACCGGTAACTCGGTCTCTATGCTGGCCGGACGTATCTCATATGTGTTTGGCTTAAGAGGACCCGCTATGGCAATTGACACAGCGTGTTCCTCCTCTTTGGTTGCCGTGCATCTTGCTGCAAGAAGCATTATAGACGGAGAGAGTGACATGGGGTTAGCATTTGGAATCAACCTTATTCTCTCTCCCGAATTAAGCATCGCTTTTTCACAGGCGGGAATGCTTGCGCCCGATGGAAAGTGCAAAACGTTTGACGCATCGGCAGACGGCTATGTAAGAAGCGAGGGCTGTGCCGCTATAGTGCTAAAACCTCTGTCAAAGGCAATAGCGGATGGCAATCAGGTTTTAGCAGTAATCCGGGGCAGTGCTGTAAATCAGGACGGCGCAAGCAATGGTCTGACCGCTCCGGATGTCGGCGCTCAGGAGAGAGTCATAGCTGATGCACTTAGAAGAGCCGGCGTTGCACCACATGAAATATCGTATGTGGAAACTCATGGTACGGGTACCCCTCTTGGAGATCCAATTGAAATAAAAGCAATAGAAAACGTATATGGTAAAGACAGAGGAAACGACAACACTCTTGTGATAGGCTCGGTAAAGACAAATATTGGTCATGCTGAGGCAGCATCGGGAATAGCTGGACTCTTAAAAGTAGTACTATCATTAAAATATAGCTTCATACCGCAACACCTGCACTTTAGTGCTCCCAATCCAAACATTCATCTTGAAAAAATACCGGCTGTCATACCGGTAAAAAAATTTCCATGGGAAAGAACCGTTACAAAAAAACGGCTTGCCGGCGTCAGCTCTTTTGGTTTCAGCGGGACAAACGCTCACGTCATAGTTGAAGAGGCGCCTCTCCCTTTACCATCATCAGATGGAGCCAGACCTTTTAATTTGCTAACTATCTCTGCGAAAACCGTTACAGCTTTAAAAGAGACTGCTGACAGATATGTTTTATATATAAAGTCACACAATGAAATCCCTGTTGAGGATATCTGTTTCACTGCCAATACCGGACGAACCAAATTTGGAAAACGTACGGCAATTGTGGCAGACTCTGGCAAATCGTTGGCTGAAAAGCTAATATCTTTCAGAGACGGCGTACAAACAAGTGGGGTATTGACTGTAAGCAAGCAGATTGACAACCCCGCTGTTGCGTTTCTCTTTACAGGACAAGGTTCACAGTACAAAGAAATGGGACGGGCGCTTTATGAGTCGGAGACTGTGTTTAAGGATACTCTAAACACTTGCAGTGAAATATTATCTGAACGGCTAAAACCGACAATCGTTGAGCTCCTTTATAGCAAGGATGTGGACGGTGCGTTGCTTGATGAGACAATTTTTACGCAACCCGTAATTTTTGCCGTTGAGTATGCCCTGTGCGAGTTATGGAAATCGTGGGGGGTTAAACCGTCCTGCGTTATGGGACACAGTGTGGGAGAGTATGTGGCGGCATGTATAGCCGGAGTCTTTAGCCTTGAAGATGCCCTTAAGTTAATCAGTGTACGAGGCGCTCTGATGCAAAGAATTTCTGAGCCAGGAGCAATGGCTGCGGTTTTATCCGATGAAAAAACAGTACTACGGTTTATTGAAAAATACGCCGACAGTGTGTCTTTGGCTGCCTTAAACGGCCCCGATAACACAGTAATATCCGGCAAAAAGGAAACAGTTGACGCGCTTATCCGGACGTTTGAACAAAACTCCATACCAGTGCGCAGTTTAAAAGTCTCACATGCCTTTCACTCACCGCTTATGGAACCTATGCTTGAAGAGTTTCGCTCAGTTCTGCAAACCGTCAGTTTTTCTAAGCCTGAAATTAATATTATATCCAACGTAACCGGAGATTTTATAACCGATGAGCTCACATCTCCCGGCTACTGGATAAACCACGTGATGAAACCGGTTCGCTTTGCCGATGGGATGAAAAAAATTGCCGATGCCTCATACAAATTGTTTTTAGAGGTTGGCGCAAAACCAATACTTACCGGTATGGGAATGAGAGCTTTAAAAGGAAATGATTTTATTTGGTGTCCCACTCTTAAAGAAGGTAAACACGATCTTCAGGTGATGTTAGAAAGTCTTGGGACAATGTCTGTTTATGGCGTTTCCGTTGACTTTGACGGCTTTTATCGTAATGTTAAAAAGCAAAAAGTTATGCTCCCTACGTATCCGTTTCAAAGACGCCGGTATGAGCTAAATTATAGCTCAGTTATGCAAAAGAAGGATTTTTCAGATGATTCATGGAAACAATTACTATATAACGTAGTGTGGGAAAAGTCAGGCACCCGTAAGTTTTCACTTCACAATATTGACTTACCTGATACCGGTGCAAAAAAATACGGCACACTTGTTTCTGAGCTTGAAAAGCTAAGTCTTGAGTTTATAATTGACGCCCTCAGACAGCTTAACTGGACATTTCATGAAGGCGGGTTTGTCACAACAGATGAGATAGCAAATCGTCTTGGAATAACAGAGCGTCATAAGCGGCTTTTCAACCGCCTCCTTGAAATTCTTAAAGAGGAGGGTATCGTTGTTAGTAAAAATGATACATGGGCAAACAAAACAATTCCGGAAAATATCAATCCTTTGTCACATGCTAAAGTTATTGGTGAGACATACGGTGAGGCTGAAAACGAGCTTTCAATTCTAACCCTGTGTGGGAAAAATCTTTCTGATGTCTTAATTGGTAAAACCGACCCGCTGCATCTTCTTTTTCCCGATGCCGATACCACTAAGCTTACCGGACTCTATCAAAACTCACCAACATTTAGTCCGCTAAATACACTACTTGTGAATTTAATTCCAAAACTCATAACCTCCTCCGGTTCAGACATAAGCGTTCTTGAAATAGGTGCTGGCACAGGCGGCACTACAGCGCGGGTCCTTCCCGCCCTACCCTCTGATTTAGCTAAATACATGTTTACAGATGTAGGCGCTCTCTTTATAAACAAAGCACGGCAACGCTTCAGTACAAAATATCCGTTTATGCAGTATCGTGTGCTTGACATGGAAAAGCCGATAGAGCCACAGGGATTTACAGGAGAAAGATACAACATCATCATTGCTGCTAATGTTTTGCATGCTACAAAAAATTTACGCTTAACACTTGAGCGCCTAAAGACGTTGTTATCTCCTGGCGGTATCCTTATAGCCGTAGAAGGTGTGGCAAAAAGACGATGGATAGACTTGATTTTTGGCCTTATTGAGGGCTGGTGGAGGTTTGATGATTTTGATCTGCGTCCCTCATATCCTCTCATATCCAAAGAGCAGTGGGAGACCACCCTTGTTGAATGCGGATTTAAGGATGTGGCGACTTATGCGGTAGTTGACGATGAGGCAGATGAGCTGTTCCCTCAACGGCTTGTCGTAGCGGTTAATGATGTGAAAATTGTCAGCTTTGCCTCTGACCAGACAGTTATGATTCTTGGTGATTCAACAGGCACTGGCACTGAGCTTGCCACTGCACTAAACGATAAACACATTTCTACCATTACAGTAACCAGTGGTGACACATTTAAAAAGCACAACGGTAATCTATATACGGTTAATTATGAAGACGCAGATAATTTTAAAACTCTTCTACAAAATGTGAAATCCTCCGGCGTAACGTTAAAAAATATTGTTCACACGTGGAGTCTCGGCTTAAATCTTACAGAAGAGATGAACTTATTCGACATAAACCGCACAATTTCTAAAAGCTGCCTTAGCGCCCTTAATCTGTTAAAAGCCCTTGTGTCGGATGGTAGCAACAATTATCCGGCACTTATGTTTGTAACTGCCGGTGCACAAGCTGTTGATAACAATACACCTGTAATTTTACATCCGGCACAGGCGGCGCTGTGGGGACTTGTACGCACAATGGCCTCCGAGCACCCTGAGTTTCATCCTAAACTGACAGATCTTGAGCCGGGGAATCAATCCCGTTGGACTGATATTTTATTCAATGAGCTTATGGATGTTAGCAGTGAAAGCGCGGTTGCCTACCGTAACTCGGAGCGGTATTTGCCAAGACTTAAGGAGTCGCTTGAGCCTCTGTTAGAGCCTGTGAGTTTTGATGCCTCTGGCACATACCTTATCACAGGGGGTACAGGAGGCATTGGGCTAACACTTGCAAGGTGGATGTCTCAACAGGGAGCAGGTGAGATTATTCTTATCAGCCGCAGCGCTCCTAACCCTCAAATGCTTACTGAGCTTACTGCTAAAGGATACAAGATTAGACACGTCGTTGCCGACGTTTCAAAATCAGAAGAGCTTCGTGCACTGTTTGACAATATAGAACAGACAGGAGCAAGACTCAAGGGAGTTATTCATGCTGCCGGAGTCTTTGACGACAGGCTTTTAGTTGACCACAAATGGGAACTCTTTGAAAAAGTGTTTGCTCCAAAGATAACCGGAGCGTGGAACCTCCACTGTCTTACCAAAAATATGAATTTGGACTTTTTTGTTTTATTTTCATCAGTGACATCAATTATAAACACCACAGGGGTTGCTAACTATGCGGCTGCAAATGCTTTTATGGACAGCCTGGCTCACATGAGGCGCTCAATGGGGTTATGCGCTTTAAGTATCAACTGGGGCCCGTGGACAGATACCGGTATGGCCCATGCTGTTGGAGACCAGCGAAGCAGACAGTGGAGCGCTGACGGAATTGAAACCATCTCGCCTCATGATGCCTTAAACGTTCTTAAACATCATCTTAATTATAGCGGTGCGGGTTTATGTGCAGCAAAGATAGATTGGTCAAAATTTTCTAAAAAGTTTTCTAAAGTTGAAGTTAAAACTGAAACAGCAGTTGCAATTACTGAAAAGTTAAAATCCATAGAGCCCACTAAACGCAGGGAGTTGCTCGCAGACTATGTAACCCGAGTGGCAGCAGCAGTTTTGGGTTTTGACGACGCTACATCTATAGACACAGTGAAAGGTTTTTTCCAGATGGGTATGGATTCTCTTACCTCTGTTGAATTAAGAAACAGATTGCAGGCGGATTTCAACATTCCCCTTTCTACGACATTTACCTTTAAGTACCCAAACATAGGGGCAGTTACCGGGTATCTTATGGATGTGCTTTTTAAAGAAAATACTGAGAGAACCGTTAAAATTACTGAGACGGAAAAGTTGCCTGAGATTGGTTTACAATCAGAGGACATTGATGATGAGGACATAGATTCAATGATAGAACAAGAGCTTTCAGGGCTTGAAGATTTATTGAGGAAATCTGACCTATGA